Genomic segment of uncultured Flavobacterium sp.:
CGCAGATTCTGCAGATTTAAGCAGATTTTGCAGATAATTATTTGATTATGGTATTATAAAAAGTAAATCTGCGTTCATCTGCCAAAATCCTTTTAAATCTGTGTGAAACTTTATAAATCAAATAATTTTTGTAATAAATTGTCTGTCAATTGTTTAATATATTGATTTCGGAAAACACGATTTTAACATTTGTTCGAAATGAATATGTTATTGACTTTTTAGAATTATCAGTCACCAGAAAAATGAAGGAACTTTGCGGTATTAAAATATTTAAATATTCATGTTCCTTAAAACAACAAATTCTACAGAAGATTGTTTTCTCAAAATCGTGTTGATATTTCTAATTGTATTAACATTTAGTAGTTTACAAGCTCAGGAAATTCATTCGGTTTCGTTAAATGAAGCGCTGAAACTGGCTAAAGAAAACAATAAAAAAATCCTCAGATCTCAATTAGAGACTACGCTCTCAGAGCAAAACATCAAAGAAAGAAAAGAGTTCCGTTTGCCAGATATCGAATTAAACGGCGAATATTCCAGAATTACCAATATTACGGAATTCAAAGGAAATGGTTTCCTAAATGGTAAAGAAGTAACGAAAGTAATTCCTGAAATCTATCAGGTTAACTCGACTTTTAAGATGCCAATTTATGCTGGGAATAAAATCAATAACGCCATCAAAATTGCCAATCAGGAAAATGAAATTGCTAAAATAAAAACCGAAAAGACTGAAAATGATATCGAGTTGGAGGTTGTTGCTAATTATCTGGCAATTTATAAAATGATGGAACTTCAGAAGATTTTTGAAGAAAACATTAAAGAAGAAAAAAGCCGATTAAAAGAAGTTCAGTCACTGCAAAAACACGGAGCTATTACGAAAAATGAAGTCATTAGAGCCGAATTACAGCTTTCTGATCGTGAATTAAACTCATTGACAAATTCTAAGAATATAAAAAGCGCATTGCATAATTTGAAGACTTTGATTCAGATTCCGGAAAATGAAGAAATTGCGATCGACACTGCAGCCAATATTGATGAAATGAAGGGTTTGGATCCGTATGATTTTTATTTGGAAAAAGCATTTCAGAACGAAGAAATGCGAATAGTGAGCCAAGAATTAAATATTAAAAAAACGGAACTGAAGTTGGCAAAAGCAAATTATCTGCCAACAGTAAACTTCTTTGGGAATTATGGTTTTTATTATCCTAATTACAAATTTTTTCC
This window contains:
- a CDS encoding TolC family protein; the encoded protein is MFLKTTNSTEDCFLKIVLIFLIVLTFSSLQAQEIHSVSLNEALKLAKENNKKILRSQLETTLSEQNIKERKEFRLPDIELNGEYSRITNITEFKGNGFLNGKEVTKVIPEIYQVNSTFKMPIYAGNKINNAIKIANQENEIAKIKTEKTENDIELEVVANYLAIYKMMELQKIFEENIKEEKSRLKEVQSLQKHGAITKNEVIRAELQLSDRELNSLTNSKNIKSALHNLKTLIQIPENEEIAIDTAANIDEMKGLDPYDFYLEKAFQNEEMRIVSQELNIKKTELKLAKANYLPTVNFFGNYGFYYPNYKFFPPNPYLYTLGQIGIEAHFDISALYKNKTKVQQANTKIEWQKMQSEIIKDEIQDKLFKEHTQYQEILEKFVVVDKALDLANENYRIVKLKYLNQLVLITEMVDADNALLQAKYNKISTRLDAVLKHYELLHTAGILPQSWM